A stretch of the Aminipila terrae genome encodes the following:
- a CDS encoding DMT family transporter, which translates to MMQSKFIQYFCLLLGIFALSTSAIFVKLAHAPSSVTAFYRLFFAVLILLPTLILRKENMKSLLFLSKEQWLLGLLSGLFLSIHYVLWFKSLNYTSVASSTVIVTLQPLFSFIGGYFLFHERMSKGALASCMVSLLGCLIIGWGDFQISYQALLGDILAFIAAGFITIYFFIGQHMRKKLPVVPYSFLGYTVSTIFLGIYALNQQVSFTDYPLNTWGSFLGLAFISTILGQMVFNWLLKWLSSSVISMSILGEPIGTCTLAYFILGEMVSLQQCIGIFITLIGLGLFFFYHNKLQQQNII; encoded by the coding sequence ATGATGCAATCAAAATTTATTCAATATTTCTGCTTACTATTAGGGATATTTGCTCTGTCAACTTCAGCGATTTTCGTAAAACTGGCCCATGCACCTTCTTCAGTTACTGCATTTTACAGACTTTTCTTTGCAGTACTAATACTTTTGCCAACTTTAATATTAAGAAAAGAAAATATGAAGAGTTTGCTTTTCTTGTCAAAAGAGCAATGGTTATTAGGTTTACTGTCCGGATTATTTTTGTCTATACACTATGTGTTATGGTTTAAATCTCTAAATTATACTTCTGTGGCAAGTTCAACTGTTATTGTTACGTTGCAGCCTCTCTTTTCCTTTATTGGAGGATATTTCTTATTTCATGAACGTATGAGTAAAGGCGCATTGGCAAGTTGTATGGTCTCATTACTTGGATGCTTGATTATTGGATGGGGCGATTTTCAGATCAGTTATCAGGCTTTACTGGGAGATATTCTTGCATTTATTGCCGCAGGCTTTATTACCATTTACTTTTTTATTGGTCAACACATGCGGAAAAAACTACCCGTTGTTCCTTATTCCTTTTTAGGGTATACAGTCAGTACAATTTTTTTAGGAATATATGCATTAAACCAGCAGGTATCTTTTACGGACTATCCTTTAAACACCTGGGGATCCTTTTTAGGTCTGGCTTTTATTTCAACAATTTTAGGGCAAATGGTTTTTAACTGGTTATTGAAGTGGTTAAGTTCCTCTGTTATATCCATGAGTATATTAGGAGAACCCATTGGGACCTGTACTCTGGCTTACTTCATATTAGGAGAAATGGTTTCTTTACAACAGTGCATAGGAATCTTTATCACGCTAATTGGTCTCGGCTTATTCTTCTTTTATCACAATAAATTGCAGCAGCAGAACATCATATAA
- a CDS encoding helix-turn-helix domain-containing protein → MLVQNAEKRHYFRKDRNMNYHRLGQTVMSYRKKQGMTIREFANYSGISTSLISQIERGQANPSLSVLELISQALNVPLYTLFINDIDTKSLISKKRDRKKVYRENNDHIVYDVLTPDFMNANIELLMMDLNAHASTTEGYYSHTDKEEIAVVMGKEVYVELEGVEYFLEEGDVVRIPPNVKHRFINKGAEETCILFVLTPSLI, encoded by the coding sequence ATGTTAGTACAAAATGCAGAAAAAAGACACTATTTTAGAAAGGACAGGAATATGAACTATCACCGATTAGGTCAGACCGTGATGAGTTATCGAAAAAAACAAGGAATGACAATTCGCGAATTTGCAAATTACTCTGGCATTAGTACATCTCTTATAAGCCAGATTGAAAGAGGGCAGGCAAATCCATCTTTAAGTGTATTGGAACTTATTTCACAAGCTTTAAATGTACCTCTTTATACACTTTTTATTAATGATATTGATACGAAATCACTGATATCTAAAAAAAGAGACCGAAAAAAGGTTTATCGGGAAAATAATGATCATATTGTTTATGATGTTTTAACACCAGATTTTATGAATGCAAATATTGAGCTTCTGATGATGGATTTGAATGCTCATGCTAGCACTACTGAGGGATATTATTCACATACGGATAAAGAAGAAATTGCTGTTGTTATGGGTAAAGAGGTATATGTGGAGTTAGAAGGGGTTGAATATTTCCTGGAAGAGGGCGATGTTGTCCGTATTCCACCAAATGTGAAGCATAGATTTATTAACAAAGGAGCAGAGGAAACATGTATATTATTTGTACTTACACCATCACTTATATAA
- a CDS encoding putative NPN-dependent ornithine cyclodeaminase, with amino-acid sequence MLFKLNKYCEPDFSSDKFINSSDAVLEYAPKDMVAPLGFHATSIFPEYYKINGKWLLAEDTRMDCVAIYEDGKIFVREFRNIRSGDAVVMGRTEDCEEGIYVHTDCFRSEEQKKEEAFAFRQGRSRETGFTCDYDFINGLLKHEKENGYVVWVLGPACTFDIEARKCFSKLIENGYVHALLAGNALATHDLEAGLLGTALGQDLYSQRPHFNGHYNHIDTINKVNLHGSIANFIEKEKIADGIMYSLVKNHVPFVLNGSIRDDGPLPDVYEHTYDGQDAMRSHLRKATTVVGMATTLHTIASGNMTPTYRVLSDGTIREVFFYTVDTAEFAVNKLGDRGSLGAKGIVTNVQDFVGNLCKGLNI; translated from the coding sequence ATGCTTTTTAAATTAAATAAATATTGTGAACCAGATTTTTCATCAGATAAATTTATAAATTCTTCAGATGCAGTTTTAGAATATGCACCCAAGGACATGGTGGCTCCATTGGGATTCCATGCAACTTCTATCTTTCCAGAATATTATAAAATAAATGGTAAATGGCTTCTGGCAGAAGACACAAGAATGGATTGTGTTGCAATATATGAAGACGGAAAAATATTTGTCAGAGAGTTTAGAAATATTCGCAGCGGTGATGCTGTAGTAATGGGCCGCACAGAAGACTGTGAGGAAGGTATTTACGTTCATACAGATTGTTTCAGGTCTGAGGAACAAAAAAAAGAAGAGGCATTTGCTTTCAGACAGGGTAGAAGCAGGGAAACAGGTTTTACCTGTGATTATGATTTTATAAACGGACTTTTGAAACATGAAAAAGAAAACGGATATGTTGTATGGGTCCTTGGACCTGCCTGCACTTTTGATATTGAAGCAAGAAAATGCTTTTCAAAGTTAATAGAAAATGGATATGTCCATGCACTTTTGGCAGGTAATGCACTGGCAACACACGATCTTGAAGCAGGTCTTCTGGGGACTGCCCTTGGACAGGATCTTTATTCACAAAGGCCGCATTTTAATGGACATTATAATCATATTGACACCATTAACAAAGTTAACCTGCATGGATCTATTGCAAACTTTATTGAGAAGGAAAAGATTGCTGATGGGATTATGTACAGTCTGGTAAAAAATCATGTACCTTTTGTGTTAAATGGATCAATAAGAGATGACGGACCATTACCAGATGTATACGAGCATACATACGATGGTCAGGATGCTATGAGGTCGCATCTTCGAAAAGCTACTACTGTTGTTGGAATGGCTACAACTTTGCATACCATTGCTTCAGGAAATATGACGCCTACTTACAGGGTTCTTTCAGATGGAACCATAAGGGAAGTGTTCTTCTATACTGTAGATACTGCTGAATTTGCTGTGAATAAGCTTGGTGACAGAGGAAGCTTAGGAGCAAAGGGTATCGTAACCAATGTACAGGATTTTGTAGGAAATCTTTGTAAAGGCCTTAACATTTAA
- a CDS encoding diguanylate cyclase, with protein MDYDSIFSALSLVAVFAYMYIGIYTYKKNRKSTINRFFLLLCTSYAIWSFAYAFAYLSYNKEVFSFWNKVSAIGWCSFSAITLYLVLLMTDNIFAKNNIVRILIFSPAALFFYMSVFLFGKGIKTPTMITHIFYIGDFLYNFSFLLMSILLIFLWGARTNSKRIKLQAKILIISSIIPFTLNLLTQTILPMAGYNDFPLMGQLYALIMIMGTYRVIGKYKFLMIPEKVVLEEVENKIIDMVIVVNEKGELIKVSSHTLSMLGYEENELINKKITILFDYATKEKFTLPLLQQDINYYDIEIVKKKGTRIPVNVHAIPIWDKKINDFLGAAIVMQDISIEYELRKKNEELHQKSIRDGLTNLYNHQYSFELLDREINEAGYLKRLSLLMIDIDYFKKVNDTYGHLFGDCVLKTIAGILMTTVDDNGYVGRFGGEEFIIILPDTDLNKAYETGEKIRSSIEHYEFDQNLKLTVSIGVSQYKTEYTRDFVKKTDDLLYKAKQNGRNRVEG; from the coding sequence ATGGATTATGATAGTATATTTTCTGCATTGTCGTTAGTTGCAGTATTTGCATATATGTATATTGGAATATACACATATAAAAAAAATAGAAAATCAACAATAAACAGGTTTTTTCTTTTACTATGTACAAGCTATGCAATCTGGTCTTTTGCATATGCCTTTGCTTACTTGTCATATAATAAGGAGGTTTTTAGCTTTTGGAATAAAGTTTCTGCCATAGGATGGTGCAGCTTTAGTGCAATCACATTATATTTAGTTCTTTTAATGACAGATAATATTTTTGCTAAAAACAATATAGTTCGGATTTTAATATTTTCACCGGCAGCACTTTTCTTTTATATGTCTGTTTTCTTATTTGGAAAAGGGATTAAAACGCCAACAATGATAACTCATATATTTTATATAGGAGACTTTTTATACAACTTTTCATTTTTGCTGATGAGTATCCTGTTAATTTTTTTATGGGGGGCAAGAACAAATAGTAAAAGAATAAAATTGCAAGCGAAAATATTAATTATTTCATCCATTATACCATTTACCCTGAACTTACTGACACAGACCATCCTTCCCATGGCTGGGTATAATGATTTTCCCCTTATGGGGCAGTTGTATGCCTTGATTATGATTATGGGAACTTACAGAGTAATTGGAAAATATAAATTCTTAATGATTCCAGAAAAGGTTGTATTGGAGGAAGTTGAAAATAAAATAATCGATATGGTTATAGTAGTAAATGAAAAGGGTGAGTTGATAAAAGTTTCTAGTCATACATTAAGTATGTTAGGATATGAAGAAAATGAACTTATTAACAAAAAAATTACCATATTATTTGATTATGCAACAAAAGAAAAATTCACATTACCTCTTTTACAGCAGGATATAAATTATTATGATATTGAAATCGTAAAGAAAAAGGGGACACGGATTCCCGTCAATGTGCACGCTATTCCTATATGGGACAAAAAAATCAATGATTTTTTAGGGGCTGCTATTGTGATGCAGGATATCAGTATTGAATATGAGTTAAGAAAGAAAAATGAAGAACTACACCAGAAAAGTATCCGGGATGGATTAACTAATCTGTATAACCATCAATATTCCTTTGAATTACTGGATAGAGAGATAAATGAAGCGGGTTATTTAAAAAGATTGTCTTTGCTGATGATTGACATTGATTATTTTAAGAAAGTAAATGACACCTATGGACATTTATTCGGAGATTGTGTTCTTAAAACCATAGCGGGTATTTTAATGACCACAGTTGATGACAATGGGTATGTAGGAAGGTTTGGTGGAGAAGAATTTATCATTATACTTCCAGATACAGACTTAAACAAAGCTTATGAAACAGGGGAGAAAATCAGAAGTAGTATAGAACACTATGAGTTTGACCAGAATTTAAAATTGACAGTAAGCATAGGCGTAAGTCAATATAAAACGGAATATACCAGAGATTTTGTAAAAAAAACAGATGATTTATTATACAAAGCCAAACAAAATGGGAGAAACAGAGTTGAGGGGTAA